A stretch of Bos taurus isolate L1 Dominette 01449 registration number 42190680 breed Hereford chromosome 5, ARS-UCD2.0, whole genome shotgun sequence DNA encodes these proteins:
- the LOC101902968 gene encoding transmembrane protein 220-like: MQLKFQKQRRGNRQIGEEGIPPARPPTMTPGAGRRARGLWRACAWLVGAFFALAVFVQVNDPDAELWVVVYTIPATLTLRVGLNPLVTGNFIWKSVSAIHIFLCVLWAISLAYNLLLHKKQNLLHEEEGRKLFGPVIITAWLGLCHSSSKAPGGGRVQLANATTVALLPFIS; the protein is encoded by the coding sequence ATGCAATTAAAGTTCCAGAAACAGAGAAGAGGGAACAGACAAATAGGTGAAGAGGGAATTCCCCCGGCCCGTCCGCCGACCATGACGCCGGGGGCGGGGCGCAGGGCGCGGGGCCTATGGCGCGCCTGCGCCTGGCTCGTGGGCGCCTTCTTCGCGCTGGCGGTCTTTGTGCAGGTGAACGATCCGGATGCAGAACTGTGGGTGGTTGTGTATACGATTCCTGCCACTCTGACCCTGCGTGTTGGACTTAACCCTCTTGTCACAGGTAACTTTATTTGGAAGAGTGTGTCTGCAATACACATATTCCTTTGTGTCCTGTGGGCTATCAGCTTGGCATACAACCTCTTGCTTCATAAGAAACAGAACCTCTTGCATGAGGAGGAAGGCAGGAAGCTGTTTGGTCCCGTGATCATCACAGCATGGCTGGGCCTGTGCCACAGCTCTTCAAAGGCTCCAGGTGGTGGAAGAGTTCAGCTGGCCAATGCTACCACAGTCGCTCTTCTCCCGTTTATCTCCTAG